The proteins below come from a single Candidatus Desulfatibia profunda genomic window:
- a CDS encoding D-tyrosyl-tRNA(Tyr) deacylase — translation MRAVIQRVKQSSVTVSDETVGKIGSGLLVLLGVADTDQAADADFMAEKIANLRIFEDVQGKMNRSLIDIGGEMLVVSQFTLLGDCRKGRRPSFTEAAGPDKANELYEHFVEKVRQTGIKVATGRFRAMMEVALINDGPVTLIVESR, via the coding sequence ATGCGTGCCGTTATTCAAAGAGTAAAGCAAAGCAGCGTTACCGTCAGTGATGAAACCGTCGGCAAGATCGGCAGCGGACTCCTGGTGCTTTTGGGCGTGGCCGATACGGACCAGGCCGCCGACGCCGATTTTATGGCTGAAAAAATTGCAAATTTGAGAATCTTTGAAGATGTGCAGGGCAAGATGAACCGCTCGTTGATCGATATTGGCGGTGAAATGCTGGTGGTTTCCCAGTTTACCCTGCTGGGCGACTGCCGCAAGGGCCGGCGACCCTCATTTACCGAAGCCGCCGGTCCGGACAAGGCCAATGAATTGTATGAACACTTTGTTGAGAAAGTTCGCCAAACCGGCATAAAGGTTGCCACCGGTCGCTTTCGGGCCATGATGGAAGTGGCTTTGATCAATGACGGACCGGTAACCCTCATCGTGGAAAGCCGCTGA
- a CDS encoding glycerate kinase — protein MKHKTKNIAGMRNDALSIFHEGLKAVEPGAAVKKYCRLKDDRLIIGDRIYDLTRYNNLFVIGAGKASASMAAALEQLLGKKITGGIINVKHKHVADLERIKLIQAGHPLPDENGQRGAGEILNLVKQAESTDLVICLLSGGGSALLPLPFPGLSLKDKQDTMKVLLSCSATIHEINTIRKHMSLSKGGRLSQAAYPATLVSLILSDVVGDDLDVIASGPTVPDTSTFSQCMQIFDKYDIAHKLPETVVHHIQAGALGKIPETPKKGDRAFEKTHNLIIGSNMEAIVAARKKAEHLGYNTLVLSSMIQGETRHVACVHGAIAREIIKSGTPLPPPACILSGGETTVALKGTGLGGRNQEFALAAAIEIATSKNIVVLSGGTDGTDGPTDAAGALADTTTIERAAATGFNPQHFLANNDSYHFFQKLGDLLITGPTNTNVMDLRIILVT, from the coding sequence ATGAAACATAAAACAAAAAACATTGCCGGGATGCGAAACGATGCCCTCAGTATATTCCATGAAGGGCTGAAAGCTGTTGAGCCGGGTGCTGCCGTTAAAAAATATTGCAGACTCAAAGACGACCGGCTAATTATCGGTGACCGGATTTACGATTTGACCCGGTATAACAACCTTTTCGTAATCGGGGCCGGGAAAGCATCCGCATCCATGGCTGCAGCCTTGGAACAGCTTCTCGGGAAAAAGATCACCGGCGGTATCATCAATGTAAAACATAAACATGTCGCCGATCTTGAACGCATCAAACTTATCCAAGCCGGGCACCCGCTGCCTGACGAAAACGGACAGCGCGGTGCCGGTGAAATCCTGAATCTTGTCAAACAGGCTGAAAGCACGGACCTGGTGATATGCCTCCTTTCCGGAGGAGGATCTGCGCTGCTTCCTCTTCCTTTTCCCGGCCTCAGTCTAAAAGACAAACAGGACACGATGAAAGTACTTTTGTCCTGCAGCGCCACCATTCACGAAATAAACACCATCAGAAAGCATATGTCCCTGTCAAAGGGCGGCAGGCTGTCACAAGCAGCCTATCCTGCCACGCTTGTTTCTCTGATACTGTCCGACGTGGTCGGAGACGACCTCGACGTCATCGCTTCAGGTCCTACTGTGCCGGATACAAGCACATTTTCCCAATGCATGCAAATTTTTGATAAATACGACATCGCCCATAAGTTGCCTGAAACCGTTGTTCATCATATTCAAGCCGGTGCCCTTGGGAAGATCCCTGAAACCCCCAAAAAGGGCGATCGGGCTTTTGAAAAAACACACAATCTGATTATCGGCAGCAATATGGAAGCCATCGTGGCCGCCAGAAAAAAGGCTGAGCACCTGGGATACAACACCCTTGTGCTTTCATCCATGATCCAAGGTGAAACACGGCATGTAGCCTGTGTTCACGGAGCCATTGCCAGGGAAATTATCAAATCCGGCACCCCCCTGCCCCCGCCCGCCTGTATCCTTTCCGGCGGTGAAACCACGGTAGCCTTAAAAGGAACGGGCCTTGGCGGGCGAAATCAGGAATTTGCATTGGCGGCTGCCATTGAGATCGCCACCAGTAAAAATATTGTGGTACTCAGCGGCGGCACAGACGGTACGGATGGTCCCACGGATGCAGCCGGGGCGCTGGCGGATACGACCACAATCGAACGGGCTGCTGCCACGGGATTCAATCCCCAGCACTTCCTTGCAAATAACGATTCCTATCATTTTTTTCAAAAACTTGGCGACCTGTTAATCACCGGTCCCACCAACACCAATGTGATGGATTTGAGGATCATACTGGTAACATAA
- a CDS encoding RNA-binding transcriptional accessory protein, protein MNDTNLAVIAAELELAFSQVYAVADLLAQDATVPFIARYRKEATGSLDEIAITAIRDRIKQLEDLDRRKEAVIKSLVQHGHLTDELKTAVLGAQTLSALEDIYLPYRPKRRTKATIAREKGLEPLARIIFEQTGIDPDKTAADYIDLEKGVDSVEDALWGARDVIAEIVNEDPRARAGLRQLFIAKATFQSKVAAGMEVSGAKFKDYFDWQEPAATVPSHRILAMRRGEKEDVLNLSIAPPEEDAIKVLEALFVTGNGPDSTQVNIALLDSYKRLLSRSMETEIRLLTKERADAAAIKIFSDNLRQLLLAPLLGAKRVMGIDPGFRTGCKIVCLDRQGKLLHHDTIYPHLSENQSQKAAVTIRDLCNRFNIEAIAVGNGTAGRETETFIDTIGLEKDLSVVMVNESGASVYSASEAARQEFPDLDLTVRGAISIGRRLMDPLSELVKIDPKSIGVGQYQHDVDQTALKQSLDDVVTSCVNAVGVDVNRASIQLLTYVSGLGPQLAKNIVAFRNDNGPFGCRNDLKKVPRLGPKAFEQCAGFLRITGGENPLDASAVHPESYPIVDAMAADLGCAVAELINKAELRKQIDISRYVTEAVGIPTLNDILAELSKPGRDPRVTFEAFKFAGGIEKIADLKAGMILPGIVTNVTAFGAFVDIGVHQDGLVHISELADRYVKDPATVVKVYQKVSVRVIAVDLERNRISLSMKTAAGPKNKSLKKRSQAKPKPQKTDPKIRPFHNPFADIFKR, encoded by the coding sequence ATGAACGATACCAATCTTGCCGTCATCGCCGCTGAACTCGAGCTTGCATTCTCACAGGTTTACGCAGTTGCCGATCTTCTCGCTCAGGACGCAACCGTTCCGTTTATCGCCCGCTACCGCAAAGAAGCCACCGGCAGTCTCGATGAAATCGCCATCACCGCCATCCGCGACCGGATAAAGCAGCTTGAAGACCTCGACCGTCGCAAAGAAGCCGTTATCAAATCGCTTGTACAGCACGGCCACCTTACCGATGAACTGAAAACAGCCGTCCTGGGAGCCCAAACCCTTTCCGCCCTGGAAGACATTTATCTGCCGTACAGGCCGAAACGCCGCACCAAAGCGACCATCGCCCGGGAAAAGGGGCTTGAACCTCTGGCCCGAATTATTTTCGAGCAGACCGGAATCGATCCCGACAAAACGGCCGCAGACTATATCGATCTTGAAAAGGGCGTAGATTCGGTTGAAGATGCCCTTTGGGGGGCCAGAGACGTTATTGCCGAAATCGTCAATGAAGATCCCCGGGCACGGGCCGGACTGCGTCAACTGTTCATCGCCAAAGCAACATTCCAAAGCAAAGTCGCAGCCGGCATGGAGGTCAGCGGCGCCAAGTTCAAGGATTATTTCGATTGGCAGGAGCCGGCGGCGACCGTGCCGTCCCATAGAATTCTGGCCATGCGCAGGGGCGAAAAAGAGGATGTCTTGAATCTTTCCATCGCCCCGCCCGAGGAAGATGCGATCAAAGTTCTTGAAGCACTTTTTGTGACCGGCAATGGTCCGGATTCAACGCAGGTGAACATTGCACTGCTCGACAGCTATAAACGGCTGCTCTCGCGCTCCATGGAAACAGAGATCAGGCTGTTGACAAAAGAACGCGCAGATGCCGCCGCCATTAAAATATTTTCAGACAATCTGCGCCAGCTTCTTTTAGCCCCGCTGCTGGGTGCCAAACGGGTGATGGGAATCGATCCCGGATTCAGAACCGGCTGCAAAATCGTTTGCCTGGACAGACAGGGAAAACTCTTGCACCACGATACGATCTATCCGCATCTGTCTGAAAATCAATCTCAGAAAGCGGCCGTAACCATCAGGGATCTTTGCAACCGTTTCAATATCGAGGCGATTGCCGTCGGCAACGGCACCGCCGGCAGAGAAACCGAAACGTTTATTGATACCATCGGCCTTGAAAAGGATCTTTCGGTCGTTATGGTCAATGAAAGCGGCGCTTCGGTCTATTCGGCCTCGGAAGCGGCCCGCCAGGAATTTCCGGACCTCGACCTTACGGTTCGCGGTGCAATCTCCATCGGCCGGCGCTTAATGGACCCCCTGTCGGAACTGGTCAAAATCGATCCCAAATCGATCGGTGTCGGCCAGTACCAGCATGATGTCGACCAAACAGCCTTAAAACAGTCCCTGGATGATGTGGTTACAAGTTGCGTCAACGCCGTCGGTGTCGATGTCAATCGGGCCAGCATCCAGCTTCTGACCTATGTCTCGGGACTGGGACCGCAACTTGCCAAAAATATCGTGGCCTTCCGCAACGACAACGGTCCGTTCGGCTGTCGAAATGACCTGAAAAAGGTGCCTCGCCTCGGCCCCAAGGCGTTTGAACAGTGTGCCGGCTTTTTAAGAATCACCGGTGGTGAAAATCCGCTGGATGCCAGTGCCGTGCATCCGGAAAGCTACCCTATTGTCGACGCCATGGCCGCAGACCTCGGCTGCGCGGTGGCCGAATTGATCAACAAGGCCGAACTTCGCAAGCAAATTGATATATCCAGATATGTTACCGAAGCTGTCGGAATTCCTACGCTTAACGATATTCTGGCAGAACTTTCCAAGCCGGGGCGTGACCCGCGTGTAACTTTTGAAGCATTTAAATTTGCCGGCGGCATCGAAAAAATAGCGGATCTTAAGGCCGGCATGATCCTCCCTGGTATTGTCACCAATGTAACCGCCTTTGGCGCCTTTGTCGACATCGGGGTCCATCAGGACGGCCTGGTGCATATCAGCGAACTGGCGGACCGCTATGTAAAAGATCCGGCGACCGTGGTCAAGGTGTACCAGAAAGTGTCGGTGAGGGTTATCGCTGTGGACCTGGAACGCAACCGCATCTCCCTGTCCATGAAAACCGCTGCCGGCCCGAAGAACAAATCTTTAAAAAAACGATCCCAAGCAAAACCAAAGCCCCAAAAAACAGACCCGAAGATTCGGCCGTTTCATAATCCGTTTGCAGACATTTTTAAACGATAA